One genomic segment of Bradyrhizobium prioriisuperbiae includes these proteins:
- a CDS encoding FAD-binding and (Fe-S)-binding domain-containing protein produces MAASKPESDTGDHSALAQRLRREVTGDVFFDTFNRGRYATDASFYQILPAGVVVPRTVDEALRTLAIARDDGRIVTPRGGGTSQCGQTVNTGIVVDVSKHLNKILSLDVEKRTCVVEPGIVLDDLNRQLKRHGLWFPVDVSTASRATIGGMAGNNSCGGRSLRYGTMRDNTISLEAALADGRLLQFGTVPRDIAKLNADEPQIALFRDLLALGEREAGEIAERFPQVQRRVGGYNLDALTPNGAHNNMAHILVGSEGTLAFTTKVELKLWPLIRNKVLGVCHFGSFYEAMDATQHLVKLKPIAVELVDRTMIGLGRDIAMFRPTIEAAVRGDPDALLVVEFAEEDQDENLRRLKQLGELMADLGFGWNQPQRRWGGVVEVTEPALQASIADFRAAGLNVMMSMKQEGKPVSFVEDCAVPLPHLAEYTDRLNRIFEKHGTRPTMYAHASEGCLHVRPVLNLKLDKDVKAMRAIAEETFAMVREYKGSHSGEHGDGLVRSEFHEAMFGERLVRAFSEVKQRFDPDNVLNPGKIVDAARMDDRSLFRYPPDYRINDFKTVLDWSTYPGAAGGFQGAVEMCNNNGACRKLEGGVMCPSYRATRNEQDVTRGRANTLRLAISGQLGPDALSSDAMMETLKLCVSCKACRRECPTGVDMAKMKIEVLAARARSHGLTLRDRLVAYLPHYAALASRLAPLLNLRNRSRLLRRLGERFAGFSARRDLPAWRGDTFDPTALAVGPEGGPEVVLFADTFNRVYERENLDAALAVLSAAGYRVHLPKPPDGKRALCCGRTFLSAGLVDQACAELNRVVESLTPFVARGIPIVGLEPSCLLTLRDELLSLRRDDLAAKISTHALLFEEFLAREAKAGRLTLALSPIGGKALVHGHCHQKSFDAFKPVEQVLRLIPNLAVETIESSCCGMAGAFGYGAETYDASIAMAEASLLPAARKATPETLIVADGTSCRHQIKDGSGRQALHVAKVLALSLDKHRQATTSTLH; encoded by the coding sequence ATGGCCGCCAGCAAGCCGGAGTCCGACACCGGCGACCACAGCGCCCTCGCCCAGCGGCTGCGCCGCGAGGTCACCGGCGACGTGTTTTTCGACACCTTCAACCGCGGCCGCTACGCGACCGATGCATCGTTCTACCAGATCCTTCCCGCCGGCGTGGTGGTGCCGCGCACTGTCGACGAAGCGCTGCGAACACTCGCGATCGCGCGCGACGACGGCCGCATCGTCACGCCGCGCGGCGGCGGCACCTCGCAGTGCGGCCAGACCGTCAATACCGGCATCGTGGTCGACGTCTCCAAGCACCTGAACAAGATCCTGTCGCTCGATGTGGAGAAGCGCACCTGCGTGGTCGAGCCCGGCATCGTGCTGGACGATCTCAATCGCCAGCTCAAGCGGCACGGACTGTGGTTTCCCGTCGACGTCTCCACCGCATCGCGCGCCACCATCGGCGGCATGGCCGGCAACAATTCCTGCGGCGGACGCTCGCTGCGCTACGGCACCATGCGCGACAACACCATCTCGCTGGAAGCGGCGCTGGCCGACGGCCGCCTGCTGCAGTTCGGCACGGTGCCCCGCGACATCGCCAAGCTGAATGCCGACGAGCCGCAGATCGCGCTGTTTCGCGACCTGCTGGCGCTTGGTGAGCGCGAAGCCGGCGAGATCGCCGAACGTTTCCCGCAAGTGCAGCGCCGTGTCGGCGGCTACAATCTCGACGCGCTGACGCCCAACGGGGCGCACAACAACATGGCCCATATCCTGGTGGGCTCGGAAGGGACACTTGCGTTCACCACCAAGGTCGAACTGAAGCTGTGGCCACTGATCCGCAACAAGGTGCTCGGCGTCTGCCACTTCGGCAGCTTCTATGAAGCGATGGACGCGACCCAGCACCTGGTGAAACTCAAGCCGATCGCGGTCGAACTGGTCGACCGCACCATGATCGGCCTGGGACGCGACATCGCCATGTTCCGCCCGACCATCGAAGCGGCGGTACGCGGCGACCCCGATGCGCTGCTGGTGGTCGAGTTTGCCGAAGAGGATCAGGACGAGAATCTGCGGCGGCTGAAGCAGCTCGGAGAACTGATGGCCGATCTCGGCTTCGGCTGGAATCAGCCGCAGCGGCGCTGGGGCGGCGTGGTCGAGGTGACCGAGCCGGCCCTGCAGGCCAGCATCGCCGATTTCCGCGCGGCCGGCCTCAACGTCATGATGTCGATGAAACAGGAGGGTAAGCCGGTCTCCTTCGTCGAGGACTGCGCGGTGCCGCTGCCCCATCTGGCCGAATACACCGACCGCCTCAACCGCATCTTTGAGAAGCACGGCACCCGTCCGACCATGTATGCGCACGCCTCGGAAGGCTGCCTGCACGTGCGCCCCGTGCTCAATCTCAAGCTTGATAAAGACGTCAAGGCGATGCGGGCAATCGCGGAGGAAACCTTCGCGATGGTGCGGGAGTACAAAGGATCGCACTCCGGCGAGCATGGCGACGGCCTTGTCCGCTCGGAATTCCATGAGGCGATGTTCGGGGAACGGCTGGTGCGCGCGTTCTCCGAGGTGAAGCAGCGTTTCGATCCAGACAATGTGCTCAATCCCGGCAAGATCGTCGACGCGGCGCGAATGGACGATCGTTCGCTGTTTCGGTACCCGCCGGACTACCGCATCAACGACTTCAAGACCGTGCTCGACTGGTCGACCTATCCCGGCGCCGCCGGCGGTTTCCAGGGCGCGGTCGAGATGTGCAACAACAACGGCGCCTGCCGCAAGCTCGAAGGCGGCGTGATGTGCCCCTCTTATCGGGCCACCCGCAACGAGCAGGACGTGACCCGCGGCCGCGCCAACACGCTGCGGCTGGCGATCTCCGGACAACTGGGTCCGGATGCGCTGTCGTCCGATGCGATGATGGAGACACTGAAACTCTGCGTCTCGTGCAAGGCCTGCCGCCGCGAGTGCCCGACCGGCGTCGACATGGCCAAGATGAAAATCGAGGTGCTGGCGGCCCGCGCCCGCAGCCATGGCCTGACATTGCGCGATCGCCTGGTTGCCTACCTTCCCCACTATGCCGCGCTGGCGTCGCGCCTGGCGCCGCTGCTCAACCTGCGCAATCGCAGCCGTCTTCTGCGCCGTCTCGGCGAACGCTTCGCCGGGTTCAGCGCGCGGCGCGATCTGCCGGCATGGCGCGGCGACACGTTCGATCCCACGGCTCTGGCGGTGGGGCCCGAGGGCGGCCCCGAGGTCGTGCTGTTCGCCGATACATTCAACCGGGTCTATGAGCGCGAGAATCTCGACGCCGCACTCGCCGTGCTGTCCGCCGCCGGCTATCGCGTCCACCTGCCCAAACCACCGGACGGCAAGCGCGCGCTGTGCTGCGGGCGCACGTTCCTGTCGGCGGGGCTGGTCGATCAGGCATGCGCCGAGCTCAATCGCGTGGTCGAGAGCCTGACTCCGTTTGTGGCGCGCGGCATTCCCATCGTTGGCCTCGAGCCAAGCTGCCTGCTGACGCTCCGCGACGAACTGCTGTCGCTGCGACGGGACGACCTGGCCGCGAAAATCTCGACACACGCCCTGCTGTTCGAGGAGTTTCTGGCCAGGGAGGCCAAGGCCGGCCGCCTCACGCTTGCGCTGTCGCCGATCGGCGGCAAGGCGCTGGTCCACGGCCATTGTCACCAGAAGTCGTTCGATGCGTTCAAGCCGGTCGAACAGGTGCTGCGGCTGATTCCGAATCTTGCGGTCGAAACCATCGAGTCGAGCTGCTGCGGCATGGCCGGCGCATTCGGTTATGGCGCGGAGACCTACGATGCCTCGATCGCCATGGCCGAAGCCTCGCTGCTGCCGGCGGCGCGCAAGGCCACTCCGGAGACACTGATCGTCGCCGACGGCACCTCCTGCCGGCACCAGATCAAGGACGGCTCCGGACGGCAGGCTCTTCACGTCGCAAAAGTCCTCGCGCTGAGCCTCGACAAGCATCGTCAAGCGACGACCTCGACATTGCATTAA
- a CDS encoding GntR family transcriptional regulator has product MSATGLKLIETQPASLHEDILSQLRDFIVEGHLEPGARVPERELCEKFNVSRTPLREALKVLAAEGLIELLPNRGARIRQFTETDIKSLFEVISGLDFVAGRLACERISDAAIAEIERMHLEMYTHYLRRELTDYFRLNQKIHQAIVDAAGNPILSANYANLNAIVRRLRYAANLVHRDRLGDAMREHEGIVDALRRRAGEELSLLMFEHMRRKCEATCEYLASHQATDTPAESALPEAQAV; this is encoded by the coding sequence ATGTCGGCCACCGGCCTTAAGCTGATCGAAACGCAGCCGGCGTCGCTTCACGAGGACATCCTCAGCCAGTTGCGCGACTTCATTGTCGAAGGCCACCTGGAGCCCGGCGCGCGCGTTCCCGAGCGCGAGCTCTGCGAGAAATTCAATGTCTCGCGCACCCCGCTGCGCGAGGCCCTCAAAGTACTCGCGGCCGAAGGCCTGATCGAACTCCTGCCCAACCGCGGCGCGCGTATCAGGCAATTCACCGAGACTGACATCAAGAGCCTTTTTGAAGTGATCTCCGGGCTCGATTTCGTCGCCGGCCGCCTCGCCTGCGAACGCATTTCCGACGCCGCGATCGCCGAGATCGAGCGCATGCACCTGGAAATGTACACCCATTACCTGCGGCGCGAACTGACGGATTATTTCCGGCTCAACCAGAAGATCCACCAGGCCATCGTCGACGCCGCGGGCAACCCGATCCTGAGCGCGAACTACGCCAACCTGAATGCGATCGTGCGCCGGCTGCGTTATGCGGCCAATCTGGTGCACCGCGACCGCCTGGGCGACGCCATGCGCGAACATGAGGGCATTGTCGACGCCCTGCGGCGGCGCGCCGGTGAGGAACTGAGCCTGCTGATGTTCGAGCACATGCGGCGCAAGTGCGAGGCCACATGCGAGTACCTGGCCAGCCATCAAGCCACTGACACGCCTGCGGAAAGTGCACTTCCGGAAGCTCAGGCCGTTTGA
- a CDS encoding pyridoxal-phosphate-dependent aminotransferase family protein — protein sequence MATNAPVHTGRHFLQIPGPTNVPDRVLRAMDMPTIDHRGPEFAKLGLEVLEGCKDVFRTKNPVIIYPSSGTGAWEAAIVNTLSQGDKVLMAETGHFATLWCTLAKKFNIEVEFLPGDWRHGASPEQIEARLREDRAHTIKAVMVVHNETSTGVTSRIAAIRKAIDGAGHPALFLVDTISSLGSIEYNHDAWGVDVTVSCSQKGLMLPPGLGFNAISDKAMAAAKANTMPRSYWDWHEIIGSNKSGGWPYTPATNMLYGLKEAITMLQEEGLDNVFARHLRHAAATRAAVRAWDLEILCLNEDEHSPILTAVLMPDGHDADRFRQVTLDNFDMSLGAGLSKVKGKVFRIGHLGHFNDLMLMGTLAGVEMGLALAKVPHRAGGVTAAMGVLTGAEAKAARS from the coding sequence ATGGCCACCAACGCCCCCGTCCACACCGGGCGCCACTTCTTGCAGATTCCCGGGCCCACCAATGTGCCGGACAGGGTGCTGCGGGCGATGGACATGCCGACCATCGATCATCGTGGTCCTGAATTCGCCAAGCTTGGCCTTGAAGTGCTGGAAGGCTGCAAGGATGTCTTCCGCACCAAGAATCCGGTGATCATCTATCCGTCCTCGGGCACCGGCGCGTGGGAAGCGGCGATCGTCAACACGCTGTCGCAGGGCGACAAGGTGCTGATGGCGGAGACCGGTCACTTCGCCACGCTGTGGTGCACGTTGGCGAAAAAATTCAATATCGAGGTGGAGTTCCTTCCCGGTGACTGGCGCCACGGCGCCAGCCCCGAGCAGATCGAGGCGCGCCTGCGTGAAGACCGTGCACACACCATCAAGGCGGTGATGGTGGTGCACAATGAGACGTCGACCGGCGTCACCAGTCGCATTGCTGCGATTCGCAAGGCGATCGACGGTGCAGGACATCCAGCGCTGTTTCTGGTCGACACCATCTCTTCGCTCGGCTCGATCGAGTACAATCACGACGCCTGGGGCGTCGACGTCACCGTGTCCTGCTCGCAGAAGGGCTTGATGCTGCCGCCCGGCCTCGGCTTCAATGCCATCTCCGACAAGGCGATGGCGGCGGCCAAGGCCAACACCATGCCGCGCTCCTACTGGGACTGGCACGAGATCATCGGCAGCAACAAGAGTGGTGGCTGGCCCTATACGCCGGCGACCAACATGCTGTACGGCCTGAAAGAGGCGATCACCATGCTGCAGGAAGAGGGGCTGGACAATGTGTTCGCCCGTCATCTGCGTCATGCCGCCGCAACCCGCGCTGCGGTCCGCGCCTGGGATCTCGAAATTCTCTGTCTCAATGAAGACGAGCACTCGCCGATCCTGACTGCGGTGCTGATGCCGGACGGTCACGATGCTGACCGTTTCCGCCAGGTGACGCTGGACAATTTCGACATGTCACTGGGCGCCGGATTGTCGAAGGTGAAAGGCAAGGTGTTCCGAATCGGTCACCTCGGACATTTCAACGATCTGATGCTGATGGGCACTCTGGCGGGTGTGGAAATGGGGCTCGCGCTCGCCAAGGTTCCTCACCGTGCCGGCGGTGTCACCGCGGCAATGGGTGTGCTGACCGGGGCGGAGGCCAAAGCCGCTCGCTCTTAA
- a CDS encoding Bug family tripartite tricarboxylate transporter substrate binding protein, with translation MRNFVKAAAASAVILAAAPAHAWEPTKPVEIVVAAGAGGASDQMARMMQAAIQKNNLMKQPTVVSLKGGASGAEALIYMKSSEGDPNKVLIAYSLIYMLPLSAKIPFNWRELTPVSVIALDQFVLWTNASAPYKTVKEFVEAAKASPTPFKMGGTGSKREDHVLTAFLEKKTGAKFAYLPYKSGGEAATQLVGNHTEANVNNPSENLEIWRAGQARALCVFDKERISYKTKVAGDLSWNDIPTCKDEGLDLQYLMLRAMFLPGKVTAEQKDFYVDLFEKVTRTPEYKDYMEKQALKPILLFGKDMTRFLEDDDAINKSLMTEAGFVAN, from the coding sequence ATGAGAAATTTCGTCAAGGCGGCTGCGGCATCCGCAGTCATTCTGGCCGCGGCACCGGCACATGCGTGGGAGCCGACCAAGCCGGTGGAAATCGTGGTGGCGGCCGGGGCGGGTGGTGCCTCCGACCAGATGGCGCGGATGATGCAGGCCGCGATCCAGAAGAACAATCTGATGAAGCAGCCCACCGTGGTGTCGCTGAAAGGCGGCGCGTCGGGCGCGGAAGCGCTGATCTACATGAAGTCCAGCGAAGGCGATCCGAACAAGGTGCTGATCGCCTATTCGCTGATCTACATGCTGCCGCTGTCGGCCAAGATTCCCTTCAACTGGCGTGAGTTGACGCCGGTTTCTGTGATCGCGCTGGACCAGTTCGTGCTGTGGACCAACGCATCGGCGCCCTACAAGACGGTCAAGGAGTTCGTCGAGGCCGCGAAGGCATCGCCGACCCCGTTTAAGATGGGCGGCACCGGCTCCAAGCGTGAGGACCACGTGCTGACCGCCTTCCTGGAAAAGAAGACCGGCGCGAAGTTCGCCTATCTGCCCTACAAGTCCGGCGGCGAGGCGGCGACGCAACTGGTCGGCAATCACACCGAAGCCAACGTCAATAATCCATCGGAGAATCTCGAGATCTGGCGCGCCGGCCAGGCCCGCGCACTCTGCGTGTTCGACAAGGAGCGGATTTCCTACAAGACCAAGGTCGCGGGCGATCTGTCCTGGAACGACATCCCGACCTGCAAGGACGAAGGGCTGGACCTGCAGTATCTGATGCTGCGCGCCATGTTCCTGCCCGGCAAGGTGACGGCCGAGCAGAAGGACTTTTATGTCGATCTGTTCGAGAAGGTGACCCGCACGCCGGAATACAAGGACTATATGGAGAAGCAGGCGCTGAAGCCGATTTTGCTCTTCGGCAAGGACATGACCCGCTTCCTTGAAGACGACGATGCGATCAACAAGTCGCTGATGACCGAAGCAGGATTTGTCGCCAACTGA
- a CDS encoding tripartite tricarboxylate transporter TctB family protein, translated as MSNSELEIVVEDPDAPSEDSPSVVSKRSVEAVAMALLMALALLMGFDNWRTGISWASDGPQAGYFPFYLSVILFLASAFGLVVALRSGAAAGETFVTRDQLRRVSQVFVPTLVFCLMTQWLGLYVASFLLIAGFMRFIGKIAWWKSVLTGFVFSMIMFVTFQIAFDVIMPKGPLEALLGY; from the coding sequence ATGTCGAACTCTGAACTCGAAATCGTTGTCGAAGATCCCGATGCGCCGTCGGAAGATTCCCCGTCGGTGGTCAGCAAGCGCAGCGTCGAGGCCGTCGCCATGGCGCTGCTGATGGCACTGGCGCTCTTGATGGGGTTCGACAATTGGCGAACCGGCATCTCGTGGGCTTCCGACGGACCGCAGGCCGGATACTTTCCGTTCTATCTTTCGGTCATCCTGTTTCTGGCCTCGGCCTTCGGTCTCGTTGTCGCGTTGCGCTCCGGCGCAGCCGCGGGCGAGACGTTCGTCACCCGCGACCAGTTGCGGCGGGTGTCGCAGGTGTTCGTTCCGACGCTCGTCTTCTGCCTGATGACGCAGTGGCTCGGACTCTATGTCGCGAGCTTCCTGCTGATCGCCGGCTTCATGCGCTTCATCGGCAAGATCGCCTGGTGGAAGTCGGTGCTGACCGGCTTCGTGTTCTCGATGATCATGTTCGTCACATTCCAGATCGCGTTCGACGTGATCATGCCAAAGGGGCCGCTCGAAGCCCTCCTGGGATATTGA
- a CDS encoding tripartite tricarboxylate transporter permease, with the protein MEALSLLFHGFAVLLTWKIILLMLLGLVLGIFVGVLPGLGGPNGVAILLPLTFTMDPTSAIVMLSSIYWGALFGGAITSILFNIPGEAWSVATTFDGYPMAQQGRAAEALTAAFTSSFIGSLVAVMLITFLAPSIASFALRFGPPEFFAVYLLTFCSFVGLGREDKHKVVISMALGLLIAGIGMDTVSGTLRMTFGSGDLLRGINFLVAVIGLFGISEILLTMEERLALRGHAAKINLRVVLSVWKDLPKYWATLLRSSVIGCWLGITPGGAIAASFMGYNLAKRFSKDKESFGKGRIEGVFAPETAAHASGTAALLPMLALGIPGSGTAAILLGGLMVWGLNPGPLLFVEQKDFVWGLIASMYLGNVVGLVLVLSTVPIFAAILRVPFAAVAPMIVVSCAIGAYAIQNAMFDIWLMLGFGVVGYIFKKIGIPLAPLTLALVLGSRAEDAFRLSMIGAGGDVRVFWSNGLVGSITTLAIILLFWPVIEKAFSRLGSLRHQPEGA; encoded by the coding sequence ATGGAAGCCCTTTCACTGCTGTTTCACGGGTTCGCGGTCCTGCTGACCTGGAAGATCATTCTCCTGATGCTGCTCGGGCTTGTGCTCGGCATTTTTGTCGGCGTGCTGCCGGGGCTCGGCGGCCCCAACGGCGTGGCGATCCTGCTGCCGCTGACCTTCACGATGGATCCAACGTCGGCCATCGTGATGCTGTCGAGCATCTATTGGGGCGCGCTGTTCGGCGGCGCCATCACCTCGATCCTGTTCAACATCCCGGGTGAAGCGTGGTCGGTGGCGACCACCTTCGACGGTTATCCGATGGCCCAGCAGGGGCGGGCGGCGGAAGCGCTGACCGCGGCCTTCACCTCGTCGTTCATCGGTTCGCTGGTTGCGGTGATGTTGATCACGTTCCTCGCGCCGAGCATCGCCTCGTTTGCGCTACGGTTCGGACCGCCGGAATTCTTCGCCGTCTATCTCCTGACCTTCTGTTCCTTCGTCGGCCTCGGCCGCGAAGACAAGCACAAGGTGGTGATCTCGATGGCCCTGGGCCTGCTGATCGCCGGCATCGGCATGGACACTGTGTCGGGCACATTGCGCATGACGTTTGGCTCCGGTGACCTGCTGCGCGGCATCAACTTCCTGGTCGCCGTGATCGGCCTGTTCGGCATCAGCGAAATCCTGCTGACCATGGAAGAGCGCCTGGCACTGCGCGGCCATGCCGCGAAGATCAACCTGCGGGTGGTGCTGAGTGTCTGGAAGGATCTGCCGAAATATTGGGCGACGCTGCTGCGATCGTCTGTGATCGGTTGCTGGCTCGGCATCACGCCGGGCGGCGCAATCGCGGCCTCGTTCATGGGCTACAACCTGGCCAAGCGGTTTTCCAAGGACAAGGAAAGTTTCGGCAAGGGACGGATCGAAGGCGTGTTCGCGCCGGAAACCGCGGCGCATGCTTCGGGCACCGCGGCGCTGCTGCCGATGCTGGCGCTGGGCATTCCCGGATCGGGCACCGCCGCGATTCTGCTCGGCGGCCTGATGGTGTGGGGCCTCAATCCCGGACCACTGCTGTTCGTCGAACAGAAGGATTTCGTCTGGGGACTGATCGCCTCGATGTATCTCGGCAATGTCGTCGGCCTCGTGCTGGTGCTCTCCACCGTGCCGATCTTCGCGGCGATCCTGCGGGTGCCGTTTGCCGCCGTCGCCCCGATGATCGTGGTGTCCTGCGCCATCGGCGCCTATGCGATCCAGAACGCGATGTTCGACATCTGGCTGATGCTCGGGTTCGGCGTGGTCGGTTATATCTTCAAGAAGATCGGCATTCCGCTGGCGCCGCTGACGCTGGCGCTGGTGCTTGGCAGCCGCGCCGAAGATGCTTTCCGTCTGTCGATGATCGGCGCGGGCGGTGACGTCAGGGTGTTCTGGTCCAACGGCCTTGTCGGCTCGATCACCACGCTTGCCATCATCCTGCTGTTCTGGCCGGTGATCGAGAAGGCGTTTTCGCGGCTCGGCTCGCTCCGGCACCAGCCCGAAGGGGCTTGA
- a CDS encoding helix-turn-helix transcriptional regulator, translating into MTKPAKKKVAGKIGSSFDDFLKQEGIYEGVTARAIKRVLVRQLDELMKREDISKTELANRMQTSRAQLDRLLDPENESVTLGTLTRAAQAVGRQLRMELV; encoded by the coding sequence ATGACCAAGCCTGCAAAGAAAAAGGTCGCCGGGAAAATTGGCTCGTCCTTCGACGACTTCCTGAAGCAGGAGGGGATCTATGAGGGCGTCACCGCACGCGCCATCAAGCGCGTCCTTGTCCGGCAACTCGATGAGCTGATGAAGCGAGAGGATATTTCGAAGACGGAACTGGCCAACCGCATGCAAACCAGCCGCGCTCAACTCGACCGTCTCCTCGATCCGGAGAACGAGTCTGTCACACTCGGCACTTTGACGCGCGCCGCCCAAGCGGTTGGGCGCCAGCTGCGTATGGAGTTGGTGTGA
- a CDS encoding type II toxin-antitoxin system RelE/ParE family toxin: MPLKQLPAFFYALPSGREPVREWLKELPENDRRTVGEDIKDVEFAWPIGMPLCRPLRRGLWEVRSTLTQGRIARVLFCEHDGKMVLLHAFIKKTQKTPDADLELAMKRKKGIT; the protein is encoded by the coding sequence ATGCCGCTGAAACAGCTGCCTGCCTTCTTTTATGCCTTGCCATCCGGCCGTGAGCCGGTGCGCGAATGGCTCAAGGAGTTGCCAGAGAACGATCGCAGGACCGTCGGCGAAGACATCAAGGATGTCGAGTTCGCCTGGCCGATAGGTATGCCGCTATGCCGCCCGTTGAGACGTGGGTTGTGGGAGGTGCGCAGCACCCTGACACAAGGTCGCATCGCACGGGTGCTGTTCTGCGAACACGACGGCAAGATGGTGCTGCTGCATGCCTTCATCAAGAAGACGCAAAAAACACCGGACGCAGATTTAGAATTGGCTATGAAGCGAAAAAAGGGCATCACATGA
- a CDS encoding LacI family DNA-binding transcriptional regulator, which yields MTRASPPTLKQIAEATGVHTSTVSRALDPQKRHLVAGDVAEKIISLAQSLGYQPNRLAASLRTGRSQLIGVILPDIANPVFAPILGGIAEALAAEGYSPIVADAGNDASQQIAFIDNLINQRVDGLVLATVSRDDDVVSYCLDRGVPVVLVNRFEFRDRVSSVVSDDEKGIRLAVDHLVSRGHRVIGHLSGPMTTSTGALRRDGFNKAMAQHGLSGHIEEAERYSREAGIAPATKLISSIPGLTGIVAANDLLALGTLDAIGQLGLNCPKDISIVGHNDMPLVDLVSPPLTTVRIGHRDMGRDAAKLLLKEIETRAHAVQHIILEPELIVRRSTRSLP from the coding sequence ATGACCCGGGCCAGCCCGCCCACCCTGAAACAGATCGCGGAAGCCACGGGGGTGCACACCTCGACGGTCTCGCGCGCGCTCGACCCGCAGAAGCGCCATCTGGTAGCCGGGGATGTTGCTGAAAAAATCATCAGCCTGGCGCAGTCGCTCGGATATCAGCCGAACCGGCTGGCGGCGAGCCTGCGCACCGGACGCTCGCAACTGATCGGCGTCATCCTTCCCGATATCGCCAATCCGGTGTTCGCACCGATCCTTGGCGGCATCGCCGAAGCGCTGGCCGCCGAAGGCTACTCCCCAATCGTGGCCGACGCCGGCAACGACGCGTCACAGCAGATCGCGTTCATCGACAATCTCATCAACCAGCGGGTCGATGGCCTGGTGCTCGCCACCGTGTCACGCGACGACGACGTGGTCAGCTATTGTCTCGACCGCGGCGTTCCCGTCGTCCTGGTCAATCGTTTCGAATTCCGCGACCGCGTCTCGTCGGTGGTGTCCGACGATGAAAAGGGCATCCGGCTTGCGGTCGATCATCTGGTGAGCCGCGGACATCGGGTCATCGGCCACCTCTCCGGCCCGATGACCACCTCCACCGGCGCGCTGCGACGGGACGGCTTCAACAAGGCGATGGCCCAGCACGGGCTGTCCGGTCATATCGAGGAGGCCGAGCGTTATTCGCGCGAGGCCGGCATTGCCCCCGCGACCAAGCTCATCTCATCAATTCCGGGACTGACCGGGATCGTCGCCGCCAATGACCTGCTCGCGCTGGGCACGCTGGATGCGATCGGCCAGCTCGGCCTCAACTGCCCAAAGGATATTTCGATCGTCGGTCACAACGACATGCCGCTGGTCGACCTGGTGTCGCCACCACTGACCACGGTGCGCATCGGGCATCGCGACATGGGCCGCGACGCGGCAAAGCTGCTGCTGAAGGAAATTGAAACCCGGGCGCATGCGGTTCAGCACATTATTCTCGAGCCGGAGCTGATCGTCCGCCGGTCGACGAGATCCCTGCCCTGA
- a CDS encoding dioxygenase, giving the protein MSTSLAARETKEFQGRIIDGVDDVTPTVIAAMAQASNVRVREIGEAFVRHMHAFAREVKLTEAEYDIGIDFLNRIGQATNDHHNEGILFADAVGFSTLVCLMNNGNYGATETAAALLGPFWRMNSPRTEAGGSIVRSPTPGAELFVSCQIKDAKGAPIEGVEVDVWQSSPVGLYENQDDTQADMNLRGKFMTDAQGRFGFRSVRPAGYPVPTDGPVGDMLRAQNRHPYRPAHIHFLGFKQGFKTLITQIFVDEDKYLETDAVFGVTRHLVGNYQRHDSGTPPAAGVTAPWYTLEYTFVMEAGEAKLPIPPIK; this is encoded by the coding sequence ATGTCCACATCATTGGCGGCGCGCGAGACCAAGGAATTCCAGGGGCGGATCATTGACGGGGTCGACGACGTCACCCCGACGGTGATTGCCGCAATGGCGCAGGCGTCGAACGTGCGGGTGCGCGAAATCGGCGAAGCCTTCGTTCGCCACATGCATGCCTTCGCCCGCGAGGTGAAGCTGACCGAGGCGGAATACGACATCGGCATCGATTTTCTTAATCGGATCGGCCAGGCCACCAACGATCATCACAACGAAGGCATCCTGTTCGCCGATGCCGTCGGCTTCTCCACCCTGGTCTGCCTGATGAACAATGGCAACTATGGTGCGACCGAGACTGCGGCGGCGCTGCTCGGTCCGTTCTGGCGCATGAACTCGCCACGGACGGAAGCGGGTGGTTCGATCGTCCGCTCGCCGACGCCCGGGGCGGAGCTGTTCGTGTCCTGCCAGATCAAGGACGCCAAGGGCGCGCCGATCGAAGGGGTCGAAGTGGATGTCTGGCAGTCCTCGCCGGTTGGTCTTTACGAAAACCAGGACGACACCCAGGCCGACATGAATTTGCGCGGCAAGTTCATGACGGACGCGCAGGGGCGCTTCGGTTTTCGCTCGGTCAGACCGGCGGGCTATCCGGTCCCGACCGATGGCCCGGTTGGCGATATGCTGCGCGCGCAAAATCGCCATCCATATCGCCCTGCGCACATTCACTTCCTCGGTTTCAAGCAGGGCTTCAAGACGCTCATCACCCAGATATTTGTCGACGAAGACAAATATCTCGAAACCGATGCGGTATTCGGTGTCACCCGTCATCTGGTCGGCAACTATCAGCGCCACGACAGCGGCACGCCGCCGGCCGCCGGCGTCACAGCACCATGGTATACCCTCGAATACACCTTTGTGATGGAAGCTGGCGAGGCCAAGCTTCCGATTCCTCCCATCAAGTGA